A segment of the Salvelinus sp. IW2-2015 linkage group LG23, ASM291031v2, whole genome shotgun sequence genome:
GAATGGTGTAACCTGGTGTAACCTATTATYGGAAACTTYGGGAgcataatggcagaatctgcgaatGCCAGTTGGAGGTGGTGGTTCGGGAACCGTTTTTTCCCCTGCTGGTTAgactatcttgatctctggctccctcttgagtcatttgtctTAATTATTGAATCACCGTTTGCTTAAAGCATCACACAATCTTAGTggcctacatatagttgattttattgagAGTGCGCGYGAGAGGGGTTTTAACATTTCGAACAGcattttttccctctttttttttttgggtgTGAATATATGGATCATTCRTTGAGTGTTTTTGTCTATTGACCTGGAAGCCCATGATGCCATGATTTATGTACATTAACAGATTGGTCTTCATGTTCTCTACCTGTCACCATGTATAGCCTACTGTCTGACAGTCTATGATTTGATCCTGCAGCGTGGAGATCGGGGAGAGTGTCAGAGGAGAGGATGTCTACATTGTCCAGAGTGGTTGTGGTGAGATTAATGATAACTTAATGGAGCTCCTCATCATGATCAATGCCTGTAAGATTGCCTCTGCCTCACGAGTCACGGCTGTCATCCCCTGTTTCCCATATGCAAGACAAGACAAGAAGGACAAGGTGGGGGTGAGGGAAACTTAAATAGTTTGTTCTGTTCACAGCATCAACACACTTCACACTCCATATAAATCAGTCTATTTGCTTTGATTTCATACATTTGACTGCTTCACAGAAATGCCATATTGGGCAAACCAATTTGGTTGATTAGAATATAACTGCCAAAGCTAATTCAGAAAGGAGATGGGTCTCCCTCTTAGTAAATTGTTTTAATTGCATTTTCTCAATGGACTTTCTGCATGCATTGTATGAGAATAGAGATTAGCAATGTTTTTCTAAACAGAGTCGGGCTCCCATCTCTGCAAAGCTGGTGGCCAACATGTTGTCAGTGTCAGGAGCCGATCACATAATCACCATGGACCTGCACGCCTCGCAGATACAGGTGAGCCTTCTGGCACATTATTTGGTTTGTTCTATCTATATTGCAGTCACTAGTGTGACAACTAAGAAGTACAAATGATTGATTAGGCTATGAGATAGTTAAGTACTATAAACGGGTTGCCTGACAACGTCACAAATGATGCACACGCATCGCAAGTGTAGAAGGCTGTGTTATGATTCTGAGCGATCAGATGTCAAGCAACAATTACAAGAAGCTGCTATGTGGGGTGGTTGGTTGCagataaatgtgtttttgtagtgctgAGAAATAAGAGCTTTTTGAAGTCKGTTTGGTTTTGGTTCGATTATTACAAAATACTCATGGTTTTCAGtttcaatatttgtttttgtattttacatGAAATGCATTATAAAATGATTAGAGCTTTTTAATGTAAAAGCCAGTCAAAAATggtgaacattcaattgccaaaacattgaaaatattcgcttctctgtcaggtccaccaaggaatattttttcccccattccTAAAAGTCATCTCATcactgctcaggcagtagcagccagccagaaAACCATCTAACGTTATCTCTGttctccccatactgtactgtctttagtcatcctatttagctaggccAGCCGGCCTRagtatgctgcagagctgtctgataATCATTTTKctagttcttcaaagtagatgaGGCATACTTTCACGAACTCTCTATCCCTCTTGTCGTTTTGTCTACATTCCTCCCATGTGGTCTTGGGTGTatctaacctaacatagcaggcatCAGTGAACCAATCTGTCCGAGCCGGAAAAGAACTggcacaatggattatggtcattgtagttaactaCCACGGTTCTgtgctgaactaggttgaatatttattaATGAAatctacaactcccttcagcccagcatCCCATATAGTTCTTGACTTCATTTCTCTCATGAATGATTTGATGTCTCTAGATAAATGTTGCATTGGGTTCACAAAACCCGCCCGAACTAAATGGGRTTCAagtacgctgaacaaaaatataaacctaacttgcaacaatttcaaagattttacttagttacagttgatatgaggaaatcggtcaattgaaatgaatgcattgggccctaatctaagtatttcacatgactgagaatacagatatggatctgttggtcaccatatactgtaccttaaaaaaaaggtaggggtttggatcagaaaagcagtcagtatctggtgtgaccaccatattttcctcatgcagcgcacCACATCTCCTTCacttagagttgatcaggctgttgattggcMAGTGGAATGTTGTCCGACTCCtcgtcaatggctgtgcgaagttgctggatattggcaagaACTGAAACGGTGTCGTACAccttgatccagagcatcccatacatgctcaatgggtgacatgtctgagtatgcaggtcatggaagaactgagaaattttcagcttccaggaattgtgtacagatccttgtggcATGGAGCCGtgcatcatgctgaaacatgaggtgatggtggtggatgaatggcacgacaatgggcctcaggatctcgtgacagtatctctgtgcattcaaattgccattgataaaatgcaattgttcRttgtccgtagcttatgcctgcccataccatcacTCCACCGCTACCATGKGGAaatcacaacgttgacatcagcaaactgacGCCACACATGCTGTCtgcatctgcccggtacagttgaaaccggcatTCATCCRCGAAGAGcatacttctccagcgtgccagtggccatcgacggTTAggatttgcccactgaagtcggttacgatgctgaactgcactaaggtcaagaccctggtgaggactacaagcacacagatgagcttccctgagaatgcttctgacagtttgtgcagaaatgatttggttgtgcaaaccctcAGTTTRatcagctgtctgggtggatgGTCTCYGTTGATCCGCAAGTGAAGAATTTTGatgtggtcctgggctggcgtggttacacgtggtctgcggttgtgaagccagttGGACACACTGCCMAATTCTCAAACGACATTGGAggttgcttatggtagagaaattgataacattttctggcaacagctctggtggatattcctgcagtcagtatgccaattgcacgccccctcaacttgaggcatctgtggcattgtgttgagtgacacaactgcacattttagtggccttttattgtccccagcacaaggtgcacctgtgtaataatcgtgctgtttaatcagMttgatatgccacacctgtcaggtggatggattatcttggcaaaggagaaatgctcactaacaKggatgtaaacaaatttggtaacaatttaaagaaaaataagcatttgtatggaacatttctgtgatcttttatttcagctcatgaaacatggtatcaacacttaacatgttttatcatttttgttcagtgaaattGAACCGACGttagtcaattagttgtttaataaccgaAAAACCACTCAAATTAAGTTATTTCCGCCGCACTAGTATTTTGTTCATGATACCATGTCTTATTTTGACTTATGCCACGTCTATATGACAATTTTGCTAACTAACATCTGTTACGATTTATTTGAGACTTACTTTGTAAACATGTAAACTGTWTAAGTGCTTATTTTGCAAATKtatttgtttttaataaacatttggatcaaaatatagtttacatgttgtcaacccCATCTGTATTGCCCCAAGGAGGTGCGTGCATCAGTTTTGTTTCTAAACAACATACTGTCAATAGTGAGCCACGTGAACGTTTCTCCAAAAATCTGTTGCAAGTAAGGCCGTTTGAAGACACTGACTAGTGATCCTTTATCTTACCACGGGTTTGCTCACTGTATGCCTCTGTAGGGGTTCTTTGATATCCCCGTGGACAATCTATACGCGGAGCCAGCTGTGCTGAAATGGATCAAAGAGAACATCAATGAGTGGAAGAATTGCACCGTTGTGTCTCCTGATGCTGGAGGAGCCAAAAGGTAGATTGGAGGAGGCCAATGGGCCTGTAGATGCTTCATCATTGCAATGGGTCAAAAGGACAGATTTGAGTTGTTAGAAATATTAGCATTGTTGAAAGGATTGTTCTTGCTTAATTCATTATTTAAGGGATTTGTCAAGTTCACCTCAGGAAAGTATTTTTGATACCGTCCTTACAGTGCTTGGATTAATCATAGAATCATAAACCTGTGTCTTACTATATATTCCCTTCCTCCTATAGATGTGACTTTGTGGAATGGTTGACATCACCTGCAGTACCATAACCTCACCAATCTGTGGATTCCCTTTGCAGGGTCACCTCTATAGCAGACAGRCTGAATGTGGACTTCGCCCTAATCCACAAAGAGCGGAAGAAGGCTAACGAGGTGGACCGCATGGTCCTGGTGGGGGACGTGAAGGACCGAGTGGCCATCTTGGTTGATGACATGGCAGACACATGCGGCACCATCTGCCACGCTGCAGATAAGTGAGTCGCTACTGTGTTTAAGCTACATACATTTACAGAGACTGAATATTCAATCTTTTAAATGTACAACAAATACAGACCGGAGCTATTCCATCCGTTTTTAAGGAAGTCTCTGAAaagaaaatgtatggatagcAAAGTTTATTCTTTACAAACAGAATGTGGAGATTCAACCAAATGTTTTGTTTCTGAATATCCAGGCTAGTGTCTGCTGGAGCCACAAAGGTCTATGCCATCTTGACCCATGGGATCTTTTCAGGCCCTGCTATCACCCGCATCAACAACGCCTGTTTTGAGGCTGTGGTTGTCACAAATACCATCCCTCAGGAGGATAAG
Coding sequences within it:
- the LOC111950293 gene encoding ribose-phosphate pyrophosphokinase 1 isoform X2, translated to MPNIKIFSGSSHPDLGQKISDRLGLELGKVVTKKFSNQETCVEIGESVRGEDVYIVQSGCGEINDNLMELLIMINACKIASASRVTAVIPCFPYARQDKKDKSRAPISAKLVANMLSVSGADHIITMDLHASQIQGFFDIPVDNLYAEPAVLKWIKENINEWKNCTVVSPDAGGAKRVTSIADRLNVDFALIHKERKKANEVDRMVLVGDVKDRVAILVDDMADTCGTICHAADKLVSAGATKVYAILTHGIFSGPAITRINNACFEAVVVTNTIPQEDKMKHCSKIQVIDISMILAEAIRRTHNGESVSYLFSHVPL
- the LOC111950293 gene encoding ribose-phosphate pyrophosphokinase 1 isoform X1, with amino-acid sequence MPNIKIFSGSSHPDLGQKISDRLGLELGKVVTKKFSNQETCVEIGESVRGEDVYIVQSGCGEINDNLMELLIMINACKIASASRVTAVIPCFPYARQDKKDKVGSRAPISAKLVANMLSVSGADHIITMDLHASQIQGFFDIPVDNLYAEPAVLKWIKENINEWKNCTVVSPDAGGAKRVTSIADRLNVDFALIHKERKKANEVDRMVLVGDVKDRVAILVDDMADTCGTICHAADKLVSAGATKVYAILTHGIFSGPAITRINNACFEAVVVTNTIPQEDKMKHCSKIQVIDISMILAEAIRRTHNGESVSYLFSHVPL